A genomic stretch from Panthera uncia isolate 11264 chromosome E3, Puncia_PCG_1.0, whole genome shotgun sequence includes:
- the ANTKMT gene encoding adenine nucleotide translocase lysine N-methyltransferase isoform X2 has translation MEQDDPGEALSELRERRLGALELLQAAAGSGLAAYIAWALLLQPGFRRVPLRLQVLAAHKCGLRPAVGYELNPWLVGLARLHAWRAGCAGSVCYLREDLWKVSLRDCHNVSVFLAPSVLPLLEDKLQAELPAGARVVSGRFPLPTWQPVAVMGEGLDRVWAYDVHSGGPNGQASPEPSSASVPGAPRSQVG, from the exons ATGGAGCAGGACGACCCGGGCGAGGCGCTGTCGGAGCTGCGCGAGCGGCGGCTGGGCGCGCTGGAGCTGCTGCAGGCGGCGGCGGGCTCAGGCCTGGCCGCCTACATCGCGTGGGCGCTGCTGCTGCAGCCTGGCTTCCGCCGCGTGCCGCTGCGGCTCCAG GTGCTGGCTGCTCATAAGTGCGGTCTCCGCCCGGCTGTGGGCTACGAGCTGAACCCGTGGCTAGTGGGGCTGGCCCGGCTGCACGCGTGGAGAGCAGGCTGTGCCGGCAGTGTTTGCTACCTCCGTGAGGACCTCTGGAAG GTGAGCCTGAGGGACTGCCACAACGTGTCTGTGTTCCTGGCCCCTAGCGTG CTCCCCCTGCTGGAAGACAAGCTGCAGGCAGAGTTGCCCGCAGGGGCCCGAGTGGTGTCGGGGcgcttccccctccccacttggcAGCCTGTGGCTGTGATGGGGGAGGGTCTGGACCGTGTCTGGGCCTATGATGTCCATAGTGGTGGGCCAAACGGTCAGGCTTCCCCGGAACCCAGTTCTGCCTCAGTCCCTGGGGCCCCCCGTTCTCAGGTTGGCTGA
- the FBXL16 gene encoding F-box/LRR-repeat protein 16: protein MSSPGVDGDPKPPCLPRNGLVKLPGQPNGLGAASITKGTPAAKNRPCQPPPPPTLPPPSLAAPLPRAALAGGLCPPAGLPLGGPASVPVPGPPVERPPLATDEKILNGLFWYFSACEKCVLAQVCKAWRRVLYQPKFWAGLTPVLHAKELYNVLPGGEKEFVNLQGFAARGFEGFCLVGVSDLDICEFIDNYSLSKKGVKAMSLKRSTITDAGLEVMLEQMQGVVRLELSGCNDFTEAGLWSSLSARITSLSVSDCINVADDAIAAISQLLPNLAELSLQAYHVTDTALAYFTARQGHSTHTLRLLSCWEITNHGVVNVVHSLPNLTALSLSGCSKVTDDGVELVAENLRKLRSLDLSWCPRITDMALEYVACDLHRLEELVLDRCVRITDTGLSYLSTMSSLRSLYLRWCCQVQDFGLKHLLAMRSLRLLSLAGCPLLTTTGLSGLVQLQELEELELTNCPGATPELFKYFSQHLPRCLVIE from the exons ATGTCGAGCCCGGGTGTGGACGGCGACCCCAAGCCTCCATGCTTGCCTCGAAATGGCCTGGTAAAGCTGCCGGGCCAGCCCAACGGCCTGGGTGCAGCCAGTATCACCAAGGGCACACCAGCTGCCAAGAACCGGCCCTGccagccaccacccccacccaccctcccaccgcCCAGCCTGGCTGCCCCACTGCCACGGGCTGCCCTAGCTGGGGGCCTGTGCCCCCCGGCAGGGCTCCCCCTTGGTGGACCAGCCTCAGTCCCAGTTCCTGGGCCCCCAGTGGAGCGGCCACCACTGGCCACAGATGAAAAGATCCTCAATGGCCTCTTCTGGTACTTCTCGGCCTGTGAGAAGTGCGTGCTGGCCCAGGTGTGCAAGGCCTGGCGGCGTGTGCTCTACCAGCCCAAGTTCTGGGCGGGCCTCACACCTGTGCTGCACGCCAAGGAGCTGTACAACGTGTTGCCTGGTGGCGAGAAGGAGTTTGTGAACCTGCAGGGCTTCGCTGCGCGTGGTTTTGAGGGCTTCTGCCTGGTTGGTGTCTCCGACCTGGACATCTGTGAGTTCATCGACAACTACTCCCTCTCTAAGAAGGGCGTCAAGGCCATGAGCCTCAAGCGCTCCACCATCACCGATGCCGGCCTGGAG GTGATGCTGGAGCAGATGCAGGGGGTCGTGCGCCTGGAGCTGTCAGGCTGCAACGACTTCACCGAGGCGGGGCTGTGGTCCAGCCTGAGCGCCCGGATCACCTCGCTGAGCGTGAGCGACTGCATCAACGTGGCCGACGACGCCATTGCGGCCATCTCGCAGCTGCTGCCCAACCTGGCCGAGCTGAGCTTGCAGGCCTACCACGTGACGGACACGGCGCTGGCCTACTTCACAGCACGCCAGGGCCACAGCACGCACACGCTGCGTCTGCTCTCCTGCTGGGAGATCACCAACCACGGCGTGGTCAACGTGGTGCACAGCCTGCCCAACCTCACCGCGCTCAGCCTCTCCGGCTGCTCCAAGGTCACCGACGACGGCGTCGAGCTCGTGGCCGAAAACCTGCGCAAGCTGCGCAGCCTTGACCTTTCGTGGTGCCCGCGCATCACCGACATGGCGCTCGAGTACGTGGCCTGCGACTTGCACCGCCTGGAGGAGCTGGTGCTGGACAG GTGTGTACGCATCACGGATACTGGCCTCAGCTACTTGTCCACCATGTCGTCCCTCCGCAGCCTCTACCTGCGATGGTGCTGCCAG GTGCAGGACTTCGGGCTGAAGCACCTCCTGGCCATGAGGAGTTTGCGGCTCTTGTCTCTGGCAG GCTGCCCGCTGCTGACCACCACGGGGCTGTCGGGCCTGGTGCAGCTGCAGGAGCTGGAGGAGCTAGAGCTGACCAACTGCCCCGGGGCCACCCCCGAGCTCTTCAAGTACTTCTCGCAGCACCTGCCCCGCTGTCTCGTCATCGAGTAG
- the METRN gene encoding meteorin → MPPPALLCALCWGLLATATHAGYSGDGCSWSGSGLTQEPGSVGQLSLACSEGVIQWLYPAGALRLTLAGSGSGTRSGIACLRPARSFAGAQVFAERAGGALELLLAEGLGPAGGRCVRWGPRERRALFLQATPHPDISRRVASFRFETHEDRYPELPPQAHGLGADVINGTIRGVAHNTELQESVITVAAARVLRQTLPLFRVGESGGQASIHTPLRCGVRPGPGAFLFMGWSRFGEAWLGCAPRFQEFSRAYAAAHADHLHPCEVALD, encoded by the exons aTGCCGCCCCCTGCTCTGCTTTGCGCGCTCTGCTGGGGCCTCCTGGCCACCGCCACCCACGCCGGCTACTCGGGGGACGGCTGCAGCTGGAGCGGCAG CGGCCTGACCCAGGAGCCGGGCAGCGTGGGGCAGCTGTCCCTGGCCTGCTCGGAGGGCGTGATCCAGTGGCTGTACCCGGCCGGGGCGCTGCGCCTGACCCTggccggctccggctccggcacGCGCTCGGGCATCGCCTGCCTGCGGCCCGCGCGGTCCTTCGCAGGCGCCCAAGTCTTCGCGGAGCGGGCGGGCGGCGCCCTGGAGCTGCTGCTGGCCGAGGGTTTGGGCCCGGCGGGGGGCCGGTGCGTGCGCTGGGGTCCCCGTGAGCGCCGGGCCCTCTTCCTGCAGGCCACCCCGCACCCAGACATCAGCCGCCGCGTGGCTTCCTTCCGCTTCGAAACGCACGAGGACAGGTACCCAGAGCTGCCTCCACAGGCCCACGGTCTTGGTGCCGATG TGATCAACGGAACCATCCGCGGGGTTGCCCACAACACAGAGCTGCAGGAATCTGTTATCACAGTGGCAGCTGCCCGTGTCCTCCGACAGACGCTGCCGCTGTTCCGGGTCGGGGAGTCCGGGGGCCAGGCCTCCATTCACACCCCGCTGCGCTGCGGCGTCCGTCCTGGCCCCGGCGCCTTCCTCTTCATGGGCTGGAGCCGCTTTGGTGAGGCCTGGCTGGGCTGTGCACCCCGCTTCCAGGAATTCAGCCGTGCCTATGCGGCTGCCCACGCCGACCACCTCCACCCCTGTGAGGTGGCACTGGACTGA
- the CCDC78 gene encoding coiled-coil domain-containing protein 78 isoform X2, whose amino-acid sequence MEHAAAPGPRPEPPPWATENVLRQAEDWTTSLKTELPSDLQLSEEQRLQISKELVDLQITTHHLREQHEAELFELKSEVLRLESRVLELELHGDCAAPAEADLGRRQKPAQGLGHKAREQLQGEWQRVLEQHRAQKQALETRVADLGRRLQGAREEAKIAGQRLATQAMVLSACQGQLRQAEAENAQLQLQLKKLNQEYAIQLQRCAQAVAESAKRTGQVPEAAALRTFLETTLEDIRAAHRSRELQLARAARAYRKRLADLSRRHEELLANHSVQQVPADPSGAPWTPEATFDAATSDLEPLPLHLVTELSHLPENQARLETKLWKLQAQKGPSGASQGSTSEPQGQEPASWAQIHQKLRDFSRGTQAELERERAKLLVRATMAEEQLSELQDYVDQHLGTNKRS is encoded by the exons ATGGAGCATgcagcagccccaggccccaggccggAGCCCCCACCCTGGGCCACTGAGAAT GTTCTGCGGCAGGCCGAGGACTGGACAACCAGCCTCAAGACAGAGCTTCCCTCAGATCTACAACTGAGTGAGGAGCAGCGGCTGCAG ATCTCCAAGGAGTTGGTTGACCTGCAGATCACAACGCATCACTTGCGGGAGCAACACGAGGCTGAACTCTTCGAGCTGAAGAGTGAG GTCCTGCGGCTGGAGAGCCGggtgctggagctggagctgCATGGAGATTGTGCAGCCCCGGCAGAGGCTGACCTGGGGCGCCGCCAGAAGCCGGCACAGGGGCTTGGGCACAAGGCCCGGGAGCAG CTACAGGGAGAATGGCAGCGAGTGCTGGAGCAGCACAGGGCCCAGAAGCAGGCGCTGGAGACCCGCGT GGCAGATCTGGGTCGGCGGCTGCAGGGAGCCCGAGAGGAGGCCAAGATAGCTGGGCAGCGACTGGCCACACAAGCCATG GTATTGTCTGCCTGCCAGGGCCAGCTCCGCCAGGCTGAGGCGGAGAACGCCCAGCTGCAGCTGCAGCTCAAGAAGCTGAACCAAGAGTATGCCATCCAGCTGCAGCGATGTGCCCAAGCCGTGGCC GAGTCTGCAAAGCGCACCGGCCAGGTGCCCGAAGCCGCAGCCCTTAGGACGTTCCTGGAGACCACTCTGGAGGACATCCGGGCAGCACACCGCAGCCGTGAACTGCAGTTGGCCCGGGCTGCTCGCGCCTACCGCAAGCGCCTGGCAGATCTGAGCCGTAGACATGAGGAGCTGCTGGCCAACCACAG TGTGCAGCAGGTGCCGGCGGACCCCAGTGGGGCACCCTGGACCCCCGAGGCTACCTTTGATGCAGCCACCTCAGACCTGGAGCCACTGCCTCTGCACCTGGTCACCGAACTCAGTCACCTACCAGAGAACCAGGCCAGGCTGGAGACGAAGCTCTGGAAGCTCCAGGCCCAG AAGGGACCCAGTGGAGCCTCCCAGGGGAGCACATCAGAGCCACA gggTCAGGAACCTGCCTCCTGGGCCCAGATCCACCAGAAGCTCCGGGACTTCTCCCGTGGCACCCAG GCAGAGCTGGAACGTGAGCGGGCAAAGCTACTAGTCCGGGCCACGATGGCTGAGGAGCAACTTTCTGAGCTACAGGACTATGTGGACCAGCACTTAG GTACAAACAAGAGATCCTGA
- the ANTKMT gene encoding adenine nucleotide translocase lysine N-methyltransferase isoform X1: MEQDDPGEALSELRERRLGALELLQAAAGSGLAAYIAWALLLQPGFRRVPLRLQVPYVGASERQVEHVLSLLRGRPGKTVDLGSGDGRIVLAAHKCGLRPAVGYELNPWLVGLARLHAWRAGCAGSVCYLREDLWKVSLRDCHNVSVFLAPSVLPLLEDKLQAELPAGARVVSGRFPLPTWQPVAVMGEGLDRVWAYDVHSGGPNGQASPEPSSASVPGAPRSQVG, translated from the exons ATGGAGCAGGACGACCCGGGCGAGGCGCTGTCGGAGCTGCGCGAGCGGCGGCTGGGCGCGCTGGAGCTGCTGCAGGCGGCGGCGGGCTCAGGCCTGGCCGCCTACATCGCGTGGGCGCTGCTGCTGCAGCCTGGCTTCCGCCGCGTGCCGCTGCGGCTCCAG GTGCCCTATGTCGGTGCAAGTGAGCGGCAGGTGGAGCACGTGTTGTCGCTATTGCGAGGCCGTCCTGGAAAGACGGTGGACCTGGGCTCTGGCGACGGCAGGATT GTGCTGGCTGCTCATAAGTGCGGTCTCCGCCCGGCTGTGGGCTACGAGCTGAACCCGTGGCTAGTGGGGCTGGCCCGGCTGCACGCGTGGAGAGCAGGCTGTGCCGGCAGTGTTTGCTACCTCCGTGAGGACCTCTGGAAG GTGAGCCTGAGGGACTGCCACAACGTGTCTGTGTTCCTGGCCCCTAGCGTG CTCCCCCTGCTGGAAGACAAGCTGCAGGCAGAGTTGCCCGCAGGGGCCCGAGTGGTGTCGGGGcgcttccccctccccacttggcAGCCTGTGGCTGTGATGGGGGAGGGTCTGGACCGTGTCTGGGCCTATGATGTCCATAGTGGTGGGCCAAACGGTCAGGCTTCCCCGGAACCCAGTTCTGCCTCAGTCCCTGGGGCCCCCCGTTCTCAGGTTGGCTGA
- the WDR24 gene encoding GATOR complex protein WDR24 translates to MEKMSRVTTALGGSALTGRTMHCHLDAPANAISVCRDAAQVVVAGRSIFKIYAIEDEQFVEKLNLRVGRKPSLNLSCADVVWHQMDENLLATAATNGVVVTWNLGRPSRNKQDQLFTEHKRTVNKVCFHPTEAHVLLSGSQDGFMKCFDLRRKDSVSTFSGQSESVRDVQFSIRDYFTFASTFENGNVQLWDIRRPDRCERMFTAHNGPVFCCDWHPEDRGWLATGGRDKMVKVWDMTTHRAKEVHCVQTIASVARVKWRPECRHHLATCSMMVDHNIYVWDVRRPFVPAAMFEEHRDVTTGIAWRHPHDPSFLLSGSKDSTLCQHLFRDASQPVERANPEGLCYGLFGDLAFAAKESLVAAESGRKPYAGDRRHPIFFKRKLDPAEPFVGLASSALSVFEIEPGSGSMSWFVDTAERYALAGRPLAELCDHNAKVARELGRNQVAQTWTMLRIIYCSPGLAPATSLNHSVGKGSSCGLPLMNSFNLKDMAPGLGSETRLDRSKGDTRSDTVLLDSSATLITNEDNEETEGSDVPADYLLGDVEGEEDELYLLDPEHAHPEEPEYVLPQEAFPLRHEIVDTPPGPEHLQDKADSPHVSGSEADAASSAPMDSSFSLISVSHALYDSRLPPDFFSALVCDMLRFYAEQGDVQMAVSVLIVLGERVRKDIDEQTQEHWYTSYIDLLQRFCLWNVSNQVVKLSTSRAVSCLNQASTTLHVNCSHCKRPMSSRGWVCDRCHRCASMCAVCHHVVKGLFVWCQGCSHGGHLQHIMKWLEGSSHCPAGCGHLCEYS, encoded by the exons ATGGAGAAGATGTCCCGAGTGACCACGGCCCTGGGTGGCAGCGCGCTGACGGGCCGCACCATGCACTGCCACCTGGACGCGCCGGCCAATGCCATCAGTGTGTGCCGTGACGCCGCCCAGGTGGTCGTGGCGGGCCGCAGCATCTTCAAGATCTACGCCATTGAGGACGAGCAGTTTGTGGAGAAGCTGAACCTGCGTGTGGGCCGCAAGCCCTCGCTCAACCTGAGCTGCGCCGACGTGGTCTGGCACCAGATGGATGAGAACCTGCTGGCCACGGCGGCCACCAACGGCGTGGTGGTCACGTGGAACCTGGGACGGCCGTCGCGCAACAAGCAGGACCAGCTGTTCACAGAGCACAAGCGCACGGTGAACAAAGTCTGCTTCCACCCCACCGAAGCCCACGTGCTGCTCAGCGGCTCCCAGGACGGCTTCATGAAGTGCTTCGACCTCCGCAGGAAGGACTCTGTCAGCACCTTCTCTG GCCAGTCTGAGAGTGTGCGGGACGTCCAGTTCAGCATCCGAGACTATTTCACCTTCGCCTCCACCTTTGAGAACGGCAACGTGCAGCTCTGGGACATTCGGCGGCCTGACCGCTGTGAGAGGATGTTCACAGCCCACAATGGACCTGTCTTCTGCTGCGACTGGCACCCTGAGGacag GGGCTGGCTGGCCACAGGTGGGCGTGACAAGATGGTGAAGGTCTGGGACATGACCACGCACCGCGCCAAGGAGGTGCACTGCGTGCAAACCATCGCCTCGGTGGCTCGAGTCAAGTGGCGACCCGAGTGCCGCCACCACCTGGCCACCTGCTCCATGATGGTGGACCATAACATCTACGTGTGGGACGTGCGCCGGCCTTTCGTCCCGGCTGCCATGTTTGAGGAGCACCGCGACGTCACAACGGGCATCGCCTGGCGCCATCCACACGacccctctttcctgctctccGGCTCTAAGGACAGCACGCTGTGCCAACACCTGTTCCGTGATGCCAGCCAGCCTGTTGAGCGCGCCAACCCCGAAGGCCTCTGCTATGGCCTCTTTGGGGACCTGGCCTTTGCTGCCAAGGAGAGCCTAGTGGCCGCTGAGTCTGGGCGCAAGCCCTACGCTGGCGATCGGCGCCACCCCATCTTCTTCAAGCGCAAGCTGGACCCTGCCGAGCCTTTTGTGGGCCTCGCGTCCAGTGCTCTGAGCGTCTTCGAGATAGAGCCTGGCAGTGGCAGCATGAGCTGGTTTGTGGACACGGCCGAGCGTTATGCCCTTGCTGGTCGGCCTCTGGCTGAGCTCTGTGACCACAATGCCAAAGTGGCTCGGGAGCTTGGCCGCAACCAG GTGGCACAGACCTGGACCATGCTACGGATCATCTACTGTAGCCCTGGCCTGGCGCCTGCCACCAGCCTCAACCACAGCGTGGGCAAGGGCAGCTCTTGCGGCTTGCCACTTATGAACAG ttTCAATCTGAAGGATATGGCCCCGGGGTTGGGCAGTGAGACCAGGCTGGACCGTAGCAAGGGTGACACACGGAGCGACACGGTGCTGCTTGACTCCTCAGCCACACTCATCACCAATGAGG ATAACGAAGAGACAGAGGGCAGCGATGTGCCCGCAGACTACCTGCTGGGCGACGTGGAGGGCGAGGAGGACGAGCTGTACCTGCTGGACCCGGAACACGCACACC CGGAGGAGCCCGAATATGTGCTGCCCCAGGAGGCCTTCCCGCTACGCCACGAGATCGTGGACACTCCACCTGGCCCCGAGCACCTGCAGGACAAGGCCGACTCGCCCCACGTGAGCGGCAGCGAGGCTGATGCGGCTTCCTCAGCTCCCATGGACTCCTCCTTCTCGCTCATCTCGGTATCACACGCCCTCTACGACAGCCGCCTGCCGCCTGACTTCTTCAGCGCCCTGGTGTGCGACATGCTGCGCTTCTACGCCGAGCAGGGCGACGTGCAGATGGCCGTGTCCGTGCTCATTGTGCTGGGTGAACGCGTGCGCAAGGACATCGACGAGCAGACCCAG GAGCACTGGTACACGTCCTACATCGACCTGCTGCAGCGCTTCTGCCTCTGGAACGTGTCCAACCAGGTGGTCAAGCTCAGCACCAGCCGCGCCGTCAGCTGCCTCAACCAGGCTTCCACCACCCTGCACGTCAACTGCAGCCACTGCAAGCGGCCCATGAGCAGCCGTGGCTGGGTCTGTGACCGGTGCCACCGCTGCGCCAGCATGTGTGCTGTCTGCCACCACGTGGTCAAGGGTCTGTTCGTGTGGTGCCAGGGCTGCAGTCACGGCGGCCACCTGCAGCACATCATGAAGTGGCTGGAGGGCAGCTCCCACTGCCCTGCGGGCTGCGGCCACTTGTGCGAGTACTCGTGA
- the CCDC78 gene encoding coiled-coil domain-containing protein 78 isoform X1, which yields MEHAAAPGPRPEPPPWATENVLRQAEDWTTSLKTELPSDLQLSEEQRLQISKELVDLQITTHHLREQHEAELFELKSEVLRLESRVLELELHGDCAAPAEADLGRRQKPAQGLGHKAREQLQGEWQRVLEQHRAQKQALETRVADLGRRLQGAREEAKIAGQRLATQAMVLSACQGQLRQAEAENAQLQLQLKKLNQEYAIQLQRCAQAVAESAKRTGQVPEAAALRTFLETTLEDIRAAHRSRELQLARAARAYRKRLADLSRRHEELLANHSVQQVPADPSGAPWTPEATFDAATSDLEPLPLHLVTELSHLPENQARLETKLWKLQAQKGPSGASQGSTSEPQGQEPASWAQIHQKLRDFSRGTQAELERERAKLLVRATMAEEQLSELQDYVDQHLGRYKQEILRLRKLMGTEDVCKVGATPPVKPQHSKTHSR from the exons ATGGAGCATgcagcagccccaggccccaggccggAGCCCCCACCCTGGGCCACTGAGAAT GTTCTGCGGCAGGCCGAGGACTGGACAACCAGCCTCAAGACAGAGCTTCCCTCAGATCTACAACTGAGTGAGGAGCAGCGGCTGCAG ATCTCCAAGGAGTTGGTTGACCTGCAGATCACAACGCATCACTTGCGGGAGCAACACGAGGCTGAACTCTTCGAGCTGAAGAGTGAG GTCCTGCGGCTGGAGAGCCGggtgctggagctggagctgCATGGAGATTGTGCAGCCCCGGCAGAGGCTGACCTGGGGCGCCGCCAGAAGCCGGCACAGGGGCTTGGGCACAAGGCCCGGGAGCAG CTACAGGGAGAATGGCAGCGAGTGCTGGAGCAGCACAGGGCCCAGAAGCAGGCGCTGGAGACCCGCGT GGCAGATCTGGGTCGGCGGCTGCAGGGAGCCCGAGAGGAGGCCAAGATAGCTGGGCAGCGACTGGCCACACAAGCCATG GTATTGTCTGCCTGCCAGGGCCAGCTCCGCCAGGCTGAGGCGGAGAACGCCCAGCTGCAGCTGCAGCTCAAGAAGCTGAACCAAGAGTATGCCATCCAGCTGCAGCGATGTGCCCAAGCCGTGGCC GAGTCTGCAAAGCGCACCGGCCAGGTGCCCGAAGCCGCAGCCCTTAGGACGTTCCTGGAGACCACTCTGGAGGACATCCGGGCAGCACACCGCAGCCGTGAACTGCAGTTGGCCCGGGCTGCTCGCGCCTACCGCAAGCGCCTGGCAGATCTGAGCCGTAGACATGAGGAGCTGCTGGCCAACCACAG TGTGCAGCAGGTGCCGGCGGACCCCAGTGGGGCACCCTGGACCCCCGAGGCTACCTTTGATGCAGCCACCTCAGACCTGGAGCCACTGCCTCTGCACCTGGTCACCGAACTCAGTCACCTACCAGAGAACCAGGCCAGGCTGGAGACGAAGCTCTGGAAGCTCCAGGCCCAG AAGGGACCCAGTGGAGCCTCCCAGGGGAGCACATCAGAGCCACA gggTCAGGAACCTGCCTCCTGGGCCCAGATCCACCAGAAGCTCCGGGACTTCTCCCGTGGCACCCAG GCAGAGCTGGAACGTGAGCGGGCAAAGCTACTAGTCCGGGCCACGATGGCTGAGGAGCAACTTTCTGAGCTACAGGACTATGTGGACCAGCACTTAGGCAG GTACAAACAAGAGATCCTGAGGCTGAGGAAGCTAATGGGTACAGAGGATGTCTGCAAAGTGGGGGCCACCCCTCCAGTCAAGCCCCAGCACTCCAAGACCCACAGCCGCTAG